One Deinococcus sp. LM3 genomic region harbors:
- a CDS encoding nitroreductase family protein has translation MTATIPQTLNVKEAIETRRSIRKYVQEPINQDDLHEILRLASLAPSAWNAQTWRFAVVQDAAIKQQLQDASYGQGQVTNAPAVIVVYSDMEDTLATVEETAHPGMGEAGREGQRKTFDGAFGGQDVAQRGQWGLSQANIAFAFVMIAARGLGYDTVPMLGFQPDRVKEILGLPEHVQFAGLLPVGKRAEEGFPHHRHSVERITKFY, from the coding sequence ATGACCGCGACCATCCCCCAGACCCTGAACGTCAAAGAAGCCATCGAGACCCGCCGCAGCATCCGCAAGTACGTCCAGGAGCCCATCAACCAGGACGACCTGCACGAGATCCTGCGCCTCGCCAGCCTCGCCCCCAGCGCCTGGAACGCCCAGACCTGGCGCTTCGCCGTCGTGCAGGACGCCGCCATCAAGCAGCAGCTTCAGGACGCCTCCTACGGCCAGGGTCAGGTCACCAACGCCCCCGCCGTCATCGTCGTGTACAGCGACATGGAAGACACCCTGGCCACCGTCGAGGAAACCGCGCATCCCGGCATGGGCGAAGCCGGCCGCGAAGGCCAGCGCAAGACCTTCGACGGCGCCTTTGGCGGCCAGGACGTCGCCCAGCGCGGCCAGTGGGGCCTGAGCCAGGCGAACATCGCCTTCGCCTTCGTGATGATCGCTGCCCGTGGCCTCGGCTACGACACCGTGCCCATGCTGGGCTTCCAGCCCGACCGGGTCAAGGAAATCCTGGGCCTGCCCGAGCACGTCCAGTTCGCCGGCCTGCTGCCCGTCGGCAAGCGCGCCGAGGAAGGCTTCCCCCACCACCGCCACAGCGTCGAGCGCATCACCAAGTTCTACTGA
- a CDS encoding helix-turn-helix domain-containing protein, producing the protein MSEHTGFCPVYRAIGVLQEKWVLHIVRALLDGEKGFNELARAVGGCNSATLTQRLEHLEQLELINKRTEDSHGKLARSVYTLTPAGRELQSVIDAIDGWAKTHLNAPVTPTGTVSPAEPTPC; encoded by the coding sequence ATGAGCGAACACACTGGATTCTGCCCGGTCTACCGGGCCATCGGGGTGTTGCAGGAGAAATGGGTGCTGCACATCGTCCGCGCCCTGCTCGACGGCGAGAAGGGCTTCAACGAACTCGCACGGGCCGTCGGCGGCTGCAACAGCGCCACCCTCACGCAGCGCCTCGAGCACCTCGAGCAACTCGAACTGATCAACAAACGCACCGAGGACAGCCACGGTAAACTGGCCCGCAGCGTCTACACCCTCACCCCCGCTGGCCGCGAACTGCAGAGCGTCATAGACGCCATCGACGGCTGGGCCAAGACGCACCTGAACGCCCCCGTCACCCCCACGGGCACTGTCTCGCCCGCCGAACCCACTCCCTGCTGA
- the purH gene encoding bifunctional phosphoribosylaminoimidazolecarboxamide formyltransferase/IMP cyclohydrolase — translation MTQHGTELGGQGTGQGRKRALISVSDKTGVVEFARQLEARGWEILSTGGTYASIVAAGVAARQVSDVTGFPEMLDGRVKTLHPAVHGGILARREPGHLGQLDAHGIGAIDLVCVNLYPFRETVARGAAFDEAIENIDIGGPAMIRSAAKNHAGVLVLVDPADYPVALQDDVSAADRQRLAAKAYRHTSEYDAAITAYLEGRSDELPTALPGTLTLNLSRAAGVRYGENPHQPGAIYRLGGAVGPVIDAQVVAGKPMSFNNYADADAAWALCQELAAQETQAQHGDPVAVCVAVKHANPCGVAVADDVKTAWERARDADTLSVFGGVVAVSAPVTLEAAQATRGTFLEVLIAPEVTPEAAAWFAEKKPDLRVLVAAAPQGVSVLDVRPLTGGFAVQERDARPWDDLCPEVVTARQPTDQEWHDLRFAWAVVKNARSNAVVLARGGVTVGLGAGAVSRIWAAERAVANAGERAQGAVLTSEAFFPFDDVVRLAAGAGVTAILQPGGAKRDPEVIAACNELGISMVFTGSRHFRH, via the coding sequence ATGACGCAGCACGGCACGGAATTGGGCGGGCAGGGCACGGGGCAGGGGCGGAAACGGGCGCTGATTTCGGTCAGTGACAAGACGGGCGTGGTGGAGTTCGCGCGGCAACTGGAGGCGCGCGGCTGGGAGATCCTGAGTACCGGCGGCACATACGCCAGCATTGTGGCGGCGGGCGTCGCGGCGCGGCAGGTGAGTGACGTGACGGGCTTCCCGGAGATGCTGGACGGCCGCGTGAAGACGCTGCACCCGGCCGTGCACGGCGGGATCCTGGCGCGGCGTGAACCCGGTCACCTGGGGCAGCTGGACGCGCACGGGATCGGCGCCATCGATCTGGTGTGCGTGAACCTGTACCCGTTCCGGGAGACGGTGGCGCGCGGCGCGGCGTTCGACGAGGCCATCGAGAACATCGACATCGGCGGCCCGGCCATGATCCGCTCGGCCGCGAAGAACCACGCGGGCGTGCTGGTCCTCGTGGACCCCGCCGACTACCCGGTGGCGCTTCAGGACGACGTGAGCGCTGCCGACCGGCAGCGGCTGGCCGCCAAGGCGTACCGGCACACCAGCGAGTACGACGCGGCCATCACCGCGTACCTGGAAGGCCGCAGCGACGAGCTGCCCACCGCGCTGCCCGGCACGCTGACCCTGAACCTCAGCCGGGCTGCCGGGGTCCGCTACGGCGAGAACCCGCACCAACCGGGCGCGATCTACCGTCTGGGCGGCGCGGTCGGGCCGGTCATCGACGCGCAGGTCGTGGCGGGCAAACCCATGAGCTTCAACAACTACGCTGACGCGGACGCCGCATGGGCGCTGTGCCAGGAACTCGCGGCGCAGGAGACGCAGGCGCAGCACGGCGACCCGGTGGCGGTGTGCGTGGCCGTCAAGCACGCCAACCCCTGCGGCGTGGCCGTCGCGGACGACGTGAAAACCGCCTGGGAACGCGCCCGTGACGCCGACACCCTCAGCGTGTTCGGCGGCGTGGTCGCCGTCAGCGCGCCCGTGACGCTGGAGGCGGCGCAGGCGACGCGCGGCACCTTCCTGGAAGTGCTGATCGCGCCCGAAGTCACGCCCGAGGCCGCCGCGTGGTTCGCGGAGAAGAAACCGGACCTGCGCGTGCTGGTGGCCGCCGCGCCGCAGGGCGTGAGCGTGCTGGACGTGCGCCCCCTGACCGGCGGCTTCGCCGTGCAGGAACGCGACGCCCGCCCCTGGGACGACCTGTGCCCGGAAGTCGTCACGGCCCGCCAGCCCACCGATCAGGAGTGGCATGACCTGCGCTTCGCGTGGGCGGTCGTGAAGAACGCCCGCAGCAACGCCGTGGTCCTGGCGCGCGGCGGCGTGACGGTCGGCCTGGGCGCCGGGGCGGTCAGCCGCATCTGGGCGGCCGAGCGGGCCGTGGCGAACGCCGGCGAGCGGGCACAGGGAGCCGTGCTGACCAGCGAGGCGTTCTTCCCGTTCGACGACGTGGTGCGCCTCGCCGCGGGCGCGGGCGTCACCGCGATCCTGCAACCCGGCGGCGCCAAACGCGACCCCGAGGTGATCGCCGCCTGCAACGAACTGGGCATCAGCATGGTGTTCACGGGCAGCCGCCACTTCCGGCACTGA
- a CDS encoding DUF4258 domain-containing protein, whose translation MDLLVLRAQLARAEKAARRAQHAPPPVRAAPQAPVKPQREADLAGISTDEFSLSRAHARLREAVYDGRYHLCEHAIGHARAEGFLEHDVMNVLLTGRVRAVYPEDRRWLVCGYFEACGVKLPLHVVAEHARDGFVDIVTAFVPKQPHHIISRARLAVMLRYDDQTIRARTAQAGNRVGYRGKGRWKKSA comes from the coding sequence ATGGACCTGCTGGTCCTGCGGGCGCAGCTGGCCCGCGCCGAGAAGGCCGCCCGGCGCGCGCAGCACGCGCCGCCCCCGGTGCGCGCCGCGCCGCAGGCGCCGGTCAAGCCGCAGCGTGAGGCGGACCTGGCGGGCATCAGCACCGACGAGTTCAGCCTGAGCCGCGCGCACGCCCGCCTGCGCGAAGCCGTGTACGACGGCCGTTACCACCTGTGCGAGCACGCCATCGGGCACGCCCGCGCCGAGGGCTTCCTGGAGCACGACGTGATGAACGTCCTGCTGACCGGCCGGGTGCGGGCCGTGTACCCCGAGGACCGCCGCTGGCTGGTCTGCGGGTACTTCGAGGCCTGCGGCGTGAAACTCCCGCTGCACGTGGTCGCCGAGCACGCCCGCGACGGGTTCGTGGACATCGTGACGGCGTTCGTGCCCAAGCAGCCGCATCACATCATCAGCCGCGCCCGGCTGGCCGTGATGCTGCGGTACGACGACCAGACCATCCGCGCCCGCACCGCGCAGGCCGGGAACCGCGTGGGGTACCGGGGCAAGGGCCGCTGGAAGAAGAGCGCCTGA
- a CDS encoding GNAT family N-acetyltransferase, whose amino-acid sequence MIRPMLPTDVPDVLALLNWMDDAPEREVFSPDARDPRELQLECEDSTCLVDTDDEGVRAYCALSPFRDGLVLEGPVSDGGHLPALLRRALEHADGLPVYAFSARDNTPVRDALEAAGFAAMHTTDFYSGPLSLLTPHACAPAGTRITRRLPFETYRALYRSSEDAWAGRLDWTPEQFDAHFAHDDVRLVALLRGEQPLGFAELEFCPEEARADVTYVAVHPAERGQGLGLTLLALAAAEADTHPELRTLRVRAHDHMKPARALYARAGLKHCRSVVTYMKEGDEDV is encoded by the coding sequence ATGATCCGACCCATGCTGCCCACCGATGTCCCGGACGTTCTCGCCCTCCTGAACTGGATGGACGACGCCCCGGAACGCGAGGTGTTCTCCCCGGACGCCCGCGACCCCCGCGAACTGCAACTGGAATGCGAGGACAGCACCTGCCTCGTGGACACCGACGACGAGGGCGTGCGCGCCTACTGCGCCCTGTCACCCTTCCGGGACGGACTGGTGCTCGAAGGGCCGGTGAGTGACGGCGGGCACCTGCCGGCCCTGCTGCGCCGCGCGCTGGAACACGCCGACGGCCTTCCGGTATACGCCTTCAGCGCGCGCGACAACACGCCCGTCCGGGACGCCCTGGAAGCGGCGGGCTTCGCGGCCATGCACACCACGGACTTCTACAGCGGCCCGCTGTCGCTGCTGACCCCGCACGCCTGCGCGCCGGCCGGGACGCGCATCACGCGCCGCCTGCCCTTCGAGACGTACCGCGCGCTGTACCGCAGCAGCGAGGACGCCTGGGCCGGGCGGCTCGACTGGACGCCCGAACAGTTCGACGCCCATTTCGCGCATGACGACGTGCGCCTCGTGGCCCTGCTGCGCGGCGAGCAGCCGCTGGGCTTCGCGGAACTGGAATTCTGCCCCGAGGAAGCCCGCGCCGACGTGACCTACGTGGCCGTGCACCCCGCCGAGCGCGGCCAGGGCCTGGGCCTGACCCTGCTGGCCCTGGCCGCCGCCGAGGCCGACACCCACCCGGAACTCCGCACCCTGCGCGTCCGCGCGCACGACCACATGAAACCCGCCCGCGCCCTGTACGCCCGCGCCGGCCTGAAACACTGCCGCAGCGTCGTCACGTACATGAAAGAAGGCGACGAGGACGTGTAG
- a CDS encoding DUF305 domain-containing protein produces MLRRLALPLLVVLAAVLGGLLLLPRLGGPAESSTEVRFVREMIQHHAQAVDMATRVREASGDPEVRVLALDIMLSQQEQIGQMRGWLTLWKRPWGGEGMSAGHARAMGMATQAQVENLSTLNGRAADVRFLQLMTRHHQGALAMVTPALKSGVRPEVQALARQIQGTQSAEVTLMTRLLRERGAQPLPAPAASHGDMDGMQH; encoded by the coding sequence ATGTTGCGCCGCCTTGCCCTGCCCCTGCTGGTCGTTCTCGCTGCCGTGCTGGGCGGCCTGCTGCTGCTGCCGCGCCTGGGCGGCCCGGCCGAGAGCAGTACCGAGGTGCGGTTCGTGCGTGAGATGATCCAGCATCACGCGCAGGCCGTGGACATGGCCACCCGCGTGCGTGAGGCAAGCGGTGATCCGGAGGTGCGGGTGCTGGCGCTGGACATCATGCTCTCGCAGCAGGAGCAGATCGGGCAGATGCGCGGCTGGCTGACCCTCTGGAAGCGCCCCTGGGGAGGGGAGGGCATGAGTGCCGGGCACGCCCGCGCGATGGGCATGGCCACGCAGGCGCAGGTCGAGAACCTCAGCACCCTGAACGGCCGCGCCGCCGACGTGAGGTTCCTGCAACTCATGACCCGCCACCACCAGGGGGCGCTGGCGATGGTCACGCCCGCCCTGAAGTCCGGCGTGCGCCCCGAGGTGCAGGCCCTGGCCCGCCAGATTCAGGGAACCCAGTCGGCCGAGGTGACCCTGATGACCCGCCTGCTGCGCGAGCGGGGGGCGCAGCCGCTCCCCGCGCCAGCGGCCAGTCACGGTGACATGGACGGTATGCAGCACTGA
- a CDS encoding YdcF family protein — protein sequence MTAPDRNEQIRGALGGAAVGAALGVLAAFLGEVRVGTPLLWVLLVLGALAGAFRPSRRALHATAAGAALTLAACLLTPVLRGPLAALTLSQPPVKADAIVVLGGGVQCGTRTLESASLARLTRGLELWGQDYAPTLTVSEQSGLIGPRDCPKISTLERQIITRQLGTDGPEVLPLRNVTTTRDEAARVRDLTRTRGWTTVLLVTSPSHSRRAAALFRTYGVNVISVPAPETRFDTTLPLPLDRLWAVRILAYEGLSRVKAALGGTPER from the coding sequence ATGACCGCACCGGACCGCAACGAGCAGATCAGGGGCGCGCTGGGTGGCGCCGCCGTGGGCGCGGCCCTGGGCGTGCTGGCCGCCTTTCTGGGAGAAGTGCGCGTGGGCACGCCCCTGCTGTGGGTGCTGCTGGTCCTGGGCGCACTGGCCGGAGCCTTCCGCCCATCCCGCCGCGCCCTGCACGCCACCGCCGCTGGCGCGGCCCTGACGCTGGCCGCTTGCCTGCTGACGCCCGTTCTGCGCGGCCCACTGGCGGCCCTGACCCTGTCGCAGCCGCCCGTGAAGGCGGACGCGATCGTGGTGCTGGGCGGCGGCGTGCAGTGCGGGACGCGCACGCTGGAATCCGCCAGTCTGGCCCGCCTGACGCGCGGCCTGGAACTGTGGGGACAGGACTACGCGCCCACCCTGACCGTCTCCGAGCAGTCGGGCCTGATCGGGCCGCGCGACTGCCCGAAAATCAGCACGCTGGAACGTCAGATCATCACGCGGCAACTCGGCACGGACGGCCCGGAAGTCCTGCCCCTGAGGAACGTCACCACCACCCGCGACGAGGCCGCCCGCGTGCGCGACCTGACCCGCACGCGCGGCTGGACGACCGTCCTGCTGGTCACCAGCCCCAGCCACAGCCGCCGCGCCGCCGCCCTGTTCCGCACGTACGGCGTGAACGTGATCAGCGTGCCCGCACCCGAAACCCGCTTCGACACCACCCTCCCCCTCCCCCTGGACCGCCTGTGGGCCGTGCGGATTCTGGCCTACGAGGGCCTGTCGCGCGTGAAGGCCGCGCTGGGCGGCACGCCGGAACGCTGA
- the trmFO gene encoding methylenetetrahydrofolate--tRNA-(uracil(54)-C(5))-methyltransferase (FADH(2)-oxidizing) TrmFO, producing MSERMITVIGAGLAGSEAALAAARLGVRVRLYEMRPVKMTPAHRSGNFAELVCSNSLGGEGELQSKGLLQAELRSVGGAIVGAADASKLPAGNALAVERDEFSERVTRAVREHPLIEVRGEEVTAVPEGIAVIASGPLTSDALAADMARLTGSERLSFYDAAAPVIAFDSIDMDVAWRAGRYDQSADYINCPFTKDEYLAFFGALEQARAHTPHDWEKLEFFEGCMPIEEIARRGIDTPRFGPMSPKGLDDPKTGRWPYAVAQLRQEDREGRMWSLVGFQTGLKWGDQKAVVNLIPGLGNAEIVRYGVMHRNTYLNAPLVLESTLQLKADPTKLVAGVLAGTEGYLESAATGWLAGTNAARLALGLEPLTPPAESMLGGLTRYLASANPKGFQPMNVNWALVPELPAEINEKTGKPRKLGKREKRPVMFRRGLGAFMAWAQDEAGLTVTPPPAREPEVAEPAGA from the coding sequence ATGAGCGAGCGAATGATCACGGTGATTGGTGCGGGACTGGCGGGGTCCGAGGCGGCCCTGGCGGCGGCGCGGCTGGGCGTGCGGGTGCGCCTCTATGAGATGCGGCCGGTGAAGATGACCCCGGCGCACCGCAGCGGGAATTTCGCGGAGCTGGTGTGCAGCAACTCGCTGGGCGGCGAGGGTGAGTTGCAGAGTAAGGGCCTGCTTCAGGCCGAGTTGCGCAGCGTGGGGGGCGCGATCGTGGGCGCGGCGGACGCCTCCAAACTGCCCGCCGGGAATGCGCTGGCGGTCGAGCGCGACGAGTTCAGTGAGCGGGTGACGCGCGCGGTGCGGGAGCATCCGCTGATCGAGGTGCGCGGCGAGGAGGTCACGGCCGTGCCGGAGGGCATCGCGGTGATCGCGTCGGGGCCGCTGACGTCGGACGCGCTGGCGGCGGACATGGCGCGCCTGACGGGCAGCGAACGCCTGAGCTTCTATGACGCGGCGGCGCCCGTGATCGCGTTCGACTCCATCGACATGGACGTGGCGTGGCGGGCGGGGCGGTACGACCAGAGCGCGGATTACATCAACTGCCCGTTCACGAAGGACGAGTACCTGGCGTTCTTCGGGGCGCTGGAGCAGGCGCGCGCGCACACGCCGCATGACTGGGAGAAGCTGGAGTTCTTCGAGGGTTGCATGCCCATCGAGGAGATCGCCCGGCGCGGGATCGACACGCCGCGCTTCGGGCCGATGTCGCCCAAGGGGCTGGACGATCCGAAGACCGGGCGCTGGCCGTACGCGGTGGCGCAGCTGCGTCAGGAGGACCGCGAGGGCCGCATGTGGTCGCTGGTGGGCTTCCAGACGGGCCTGAAGTGGGGGGATCAGAAGGCGGTCGTGAACCTGATTCCGGGCCTGGGGAACGCCGAGATCGTCCGGTACGGCGTGATGCACCGCAACACGTACCTGAACGCGCCGCTGGTGCTGGAATCCACGCTGCAACTGAAGGCCGACCCCACGAAGCTGGTGGCGGGCGTCCTGGCGGGCACTGAGGGGTACCTGGAGTCCGCGGCGACCGGCTGGCTGGCCGGAACGAACGCCGCGCGCCTCGCGCTGGGCCTCGAACCCCTCACGCCTCCCGCCGAGAGCATGCTGGGCGGCCTGACCCGTTACCTGGCGAGCGCGAACCCGAAGGGCTTCCAGCCGATGAACGTGAACTGGGCGCTGGTGCCGGAACTGCCCGCCGAGATCAACGAGAAGACCGGCAAGCCCCGCAAGCTGGGCAAGCGCGAGAAACGCCCGGTGATGTTCCGCCGGGGCCTGGGGGCCTTCATGGCGTGGGCGCAGGACGAGGCGGGCCTGACGGTCACGCCGCCGCCCGCGCGTGAACCGGAAGTGGCAGAGCCCGCCGGGGCGTAA
- the murD gene encoding UDP-N-acetylmuramoyl-L-alanine--D-glutamate ligase: protein MKLDRVLVYGLGRSGRGAARFLAREGTQAEWLDARPAPEDLALMEELGWAQGDVTRPYRTVVAAPGVPIDHPDLTALRAAGAEVIGEVALAARLRPALPMVGVTGTAGKGSTTVLIAHLLRACGLNAREGGNIDPPLLDVVDTAQVAVVELSSFQLERVPGVRLPVAVITNLGVDHIDRHGTVGAYHAAKLNITAAQEAGDVLIVPADLTVPTRARLQPFTPARLALADGTPVLNADALPDGIHPANAAAAILAAEALLRHLGRPVDTGVLAGALGTAAPVKGRFETVARVGGVRFIEDSIATRTLAVQAALERATPPVAWLVGGRDKGADLAPLRTAAAGRVAQVIAFGEDGETLARGLGLPYRVVPGDTGDESMDRAVQAGLDALNGQGAATGGTVLLAPIGTSFDQFRDYRARGDSFRRAAQALAARPEEGA from the coding sequence GTGAAGCTTGACAGGGTGCTGGTGTACGGACTGGGACGCAGTGGGCGCGGCGCGGCGCGGTTCCTCGCGCGGGAGGGCACGCAGGCCGAGTGGCTGGACGCCCGGCCCGCCCCCGAGGATCTCGCGCTGATGGAGGAACTCGGCTGGGCGCAGGGGGACGTGACGCGGCCCTACCGGACAGTGGTGGCGGCGCCGGGCGTGCCCATCGACCACCCGGACCTGACGGCGCTGCGGGCAGCGGGGGCCGAGGTGATCGGGGAGGTCGCGCTCGCGGCGCGGCTGCGGCCCGCGCTGCCGATGGTGGGCGTGACCGGCACGGCCGGAAAGGGCAGCACGACGGTCCTGATCGCGCATCTGCTGCGTGCGTGCGGCCTGAACGCCCGCGAGGGCGGGAACATCGACCCGCCGCTGCTGGACGTGGTGGACACGGCGCAGGTGGCGGTCGTGGAACTCAGCTCCTTTCAGCTGGAGCGGGTGCCGGGCGTGCGGCTGCCGGTCGCGGTCATCACGAACCTGGGCGTGGATCACATCGACCGGCACGGCACGGTCGGGGCGTACCACGCGGCCAAGTTGAACATCACGGCGGCGCAGGAGGCCGGGGACGTGCTGATCGTCCCGGCGGACCTGACCGTGCCCACGCGCGCCCGCCTTCAGCCCTTCACGCCCGCGAGGCTGGCCCTGGCCGACGGGACGCCCGTGCTGAACGCCGACGCCCTGCCGGACGGCATTCACCCGGCGAACGCGGCGGCGGCGATCCTGGCGGCCGAGGCGTTGCTGCGCCACCTGGGCCGCCCGGTGGATACGGGCGTGCTGGCCGGCGCGCTCGGCACGGCCGCGCCCGTGAAGGGACGCTTCGAGACGGTCGCCCGCGTGGGCGGCGTGCGGTTCATCGAGGATTCCATCGCCACGCGCACCCTGGCGGTGCAGGCGGCGCTGGAGCGGGCCACGCCGCCGGTCGCGTGGCTGGTGGGCGGGCGTGACAAGGGCGCGGACCTCGCGCCGCTGCGCACGGCGGCGGCCGGGCGGGTCGCGCAGGTCATTGCGTTCGGAGAGGACGGCGAGACCCTGGCGCGCGGGCTGGGGCTCCCCTACCGGGTCGTGCCGGGCGACACCGGCGACGAGTCCATGGACCGCGCGGTGCAGGCGGGTCTGGACGCCCTGAACGGCCAGGGCGCGGCCACCGGGGGCACGGTGCTGCTTGCCCCGATCGGCACGAGCTTCGATCAGTTCCGGGATTACCGGGCGCGCGGCGACAGCTTCCGCCGCGCCGCGCAGGCCCTGGCGGCCCGTCCGGAGGAAGGCGCGTGA
- a CDS encoding FtsW/RodA/SpoVE family cell cycle protein, translated as MSVQLLIAQVMLLSLGLLGIAAVEPEHIVDHGAKALLALLATLLIARLRPRTFLKIGPAVWGVTLVLLLLVFFIGEGTQESGGTRRWLDFGGPFRFQPSEMAKLGLILMLASFFSRRGVQNKLISATGMIVVTTALVFFEPDLGTSVLMFGLGIILMYAAGVRITKIGGFMLALTLIALPFAGLYLQSHPYILERWNGHQTREEDVSVGLDQIGMAHRDLNFGGLWGLGPDAPRYEYFAERTDMIVASVGFTSGLLGVAMLMFAYWLIVATALEVAHLASRVRPMTPEIHGASILAIGAMFMIVGQAFVNLCVAAGVFPVTGVPLPLVSYGFSSMLTMSLALAVIHSAMREVRRHLPEESPDALPLSAD; from the coding sequence GTGAGCGTTCAACTGCTGATCGCGCAGGTGATGCTGCTCAGCCTGGGCCTGCTGGGCATCGCGGCCGTGGAACCGGAACACATCGTGGATCACGGTGCCAAGGCGCTGCTGGCGCTGCTGGCCACGCTGCTGATCGCCCGGCTGCGGCCCCGCACCTTCCTGAAGATCGGGCCGGCCGTGTGGGGCGTGACGCTGGTGCTGCTGTTGCTGGTGTTCTTCATCGGGGAGGGCACGCAGGAAAGTGGCGGCACGCGCCGCTGGCTGGACTTCGGCGGCCCGTTCCGCTTCCAGCCGTCCGAGATGGCGAAACTGGGGCTGATCCTGATGCTCGCGTCGTTCTTCTCCCGGCGGGGCGTTCAGAACAAACTGATCAGCGCGACCGGCATGATCGTCGTCACGACCGCACTGGTGTTCTTCGAACCGGACCTGGGCACCAGCGTCCTGATGTTCGGGCTGGGCATCATCCTCATGTACGCCGCCGGGGTCCGCATCACCAAGATCGGCGGCTTCATGCTGGCGCTGACCCTGATCGCCCTGCCGTTCGCCGGCCTGTACCTGCAAAGCCACCCGTACATCCTGGAACGCTGGAACGGTCACCAGACCCGCGAAGAGGACGTCAGCGTCGGCCTGGACCAGATCGGCATGGCGCACCGCGACCTGAACTTCGGCGGACTGTGGGGCCTGGGCCCGGACGCCCCCCGCTACGAGTACTTCGCGGAACGCACCGACATGATCGTCGCGTCGGTCGGGTTCACGTCCGGCCTGCTGGGCGTCGCCATGCTGATGTTCGCGTACTGGCTGATCGTAGCGACCGCGCTGGAAGTCGCGCACCTCGCCAGTCGCGTGCGCCCCATGACCCCCGAAATTCACGGCGCCAGCATCCTGGCCATCGGCGCGATGTTCATGATCGTCGGGCAGGCCTTCGTGAACCTGTGCGTCGCGGCCGGGGTGTTCCCCGTGACCGGCGTGCCCCTGCCGCTGGTCAGTTACGGCTTTTCCAGCATGCTCACCATGAGCCTCGCCCTGGCCGTGATCCACTCGGCCATGCGTGAGGTGCGCCGCCACCTGCCGGAGGAGAGTCCGGACGCCCTGCCGCTCAGCGCCGACTGA
- a CDS encoding ADP-ribosylation factor-like protein, which yields MSTINFAAREINCKIVYYGPGMSGKTTNLKHVFSKVPGHLRGEMVSLATEDERTLFFDFLPLDLGTVQGFKTRFHLYTVPGQVFYNASRKLILRGVDGIVFVADSAPNRLRANAESMRNLRENLHEHGIDVRDVPIVLQINKRDLPDALPTAMIRSVIDPKGELQLFEAMSDKGVGVFETLKTVSRLVLERLSQNK from the coding sequence ATGAGCACCATCAACTTCGCTGCGCGCGAAATCAACTGCAAGATCGTGTACTACGGCCCCGGCATGAGCGGCAAGACCACCAACCTCAAGCACGTCTTTTCCAAGGTGCCCGGTCACCTGCGCGGCGAGATGGTCAGTCTGGCCACCGAGGACGAACGCACGCTGTTCTTCGACTTCCTGCCGCTCGACCTGGGCACCGTGCAGGGCTTCAAGACCCGCTTTCACCTGTACACCGTGCCGGGGCAGGTGTTCTACAACGCCAGCCGCAAACTGATCCTGCGCGGCGTGGACGGCATCGTGTTCGTCGCGGACAGCGCCCCGAACCGCCTGCGCGCCAACGCCGAGAGCATGCGCAACCTGCGCGAGAACCTGCACGAGCACGGCATCGACGTGCGCGACGTACCCATCGTGTTGCAGATCAACAAACGCGACCTGCCCGACGCGCTGCCCACCGCCATGATCCGCTCCGTGATCGACCCCAAGGGCGAACTGCAACTGTTCGAGGCGATGTCCGACAAGGGCGTGGGCGTGTTCGAGACCCTCAAGACCGTCAGCCGCCTCGTGCTGGAACGCCTCTCCCAGAACAAGTAA
- a CDS encoding roadblock/LC7 domain-containing protein — MIEPSLALYGDAFERVDQLIQDLLETTGVRYGLLVDRKGFVLSHKEALWAPRPPALDSVATLVASNAAATAALANMLGERTFSEQIHQGENGTLYVESVGADSLLTLIFDASVPLGKVKVYAKKSITQIAAILEELKDIPPVQLGEDFSQGASALLDDLLG; from the coding sequence ATGATCGAACCTTCACTGGCGCTGTACGGCGACGCCTTCGAGCGCGTGGATCAACTGATTCAGGACCTGCTGGAAACCACGGGCGTCCGCTACGGGTTGCTCGTCGACCGCAAGGGCTTCGTGCTGTCGCACAAGGAGGCGCTGTGGGCGCCGCGACCCCCGGCGCTCGACAGCGTCGCCACGCTGGTCGCCAGCAACGCCGCCGCGACCGCCGCGCTGGCGAACATGCTGGGCGAACGGACCTTCAGCGAGCAGATCCACCAGGGCGAGAACGGCACCCTGTACGTCGAGTCGGTCGGCGCGGACTCGCTGCTGACCCTGATCTTCGACGCCAGCGTCCCGCTCGGCAAGGTGAAGGTGTACGCCAAGAAGAGCATCACGCAGATCGCCGCGATCCTCGAGGAACTCAAGGACATTCCCCCGGTGCAGCTCGGCGAGGACTTCAGTCAGGGCGCCAGCGCGCTGCTCGACGATCTGCTCGGCTGA